The proteins below come from a single Caenibius sp. WL genomic window:
- a CDS encoding CDP-alcohol phosphatidyltransferase family protein — translation MSDHVKDRTSSLSRIQENVLAANERKLLTWLCARMPRWVTPDKLTILGLIGGFMTFAGYTASNYGKLWLLLAILGYFVNWFGDSMDGSLARYRSIERPSYGYFIDHSCDGLTTLFILTGMGLSPFVTMDFAMVALAGYLLLSIHTFLSARVLGEFKLSYMAAGPTELRIMLIVLTMMMMILGATPGIFGKISGFDIFVGTVGGILLLLFAIQTFVTGRRLAKMGR, via the coding sequence ATGTCCGACCACGTCAAAGATCGTACCTCATCCCTTTCCCGCATCCAGGAGAACGTTCTGGCAGCCAACGAGCGCAAGCTGCTAACGTGGTTGTGCGCCCGGATGCCGCGTTGGGTTACGCCTGACAAACTGACCATTCTCGGCCTGATCGGCGGTTTCATGACCTTTGCCGGTTATACCGCGAGCAATTACGGTAAACTCTGGCTGCTTCTCGCCATTCTCGGTTATTTTGTGAACTGGTTCGGGGATTCGATGGATGGCAGTCTGGCCCGATACCGTTCGATAGAACGCCCGTCCTACGGGTACTTCATCGATCATAGCTGTGACGGTCTGACGACACTTTTCATTCTCACCGGCATGGGGCTCAGTCCCTTTGTCACGATGGATTTCGCGATGGTCGCGCTGGCCGGTTACCTGCTACTGTCGATCCATACCTTCCTTTCTGCCCGCGTGCTGGGAGAATTCAAGCTTTCCTATATGGCCGCCGGGCCGACCGAACTGAGGATCATGCTCATCGTCCTGACCATGATGATGATGATCCTTGGCGCCACGCCCGGCATTTTCGGCAAGATTTCGGGTTTCGATATCTTTGTCGGAACCGTGGGCGGCATTCTCCTCCTGCTTTTCGCCATCCAGACCTTCGTCACCGGGCGGCGCCTCGCCAAAATGGGGCGCTAG
- a CDS encoding cold-shock protein, with amino-acid sequence MPIGVVKFFNEDRGFGFIQPDDGGKDSFVHISAVHAAGMTSLQQDQRVSYEVERGKNGKESAVNLAAA; translated from the coding sequence ATGCCTATCGGCGTAGTTAAATTTTTCAACGAAGATCGCGGTTTTGGTTTCATCCAGCCCGACGATGGCGGCAAGGACAGCTTTGTCCATATTTCCGCCGTGCATGCGGCCGGCATGACATCTCTCCAGCAGGATCAACGCGTTTCCTATGAGGTCGAACGCGGGAAGAACGGCAAGGAATCCGCTGTCAATCTCGCGGCTGCGTGA
- the infA gene encoding translation initiation factor IF-1 — protein sequence MAKEELLRMEGQIDEILPDGRFGVLLDNSHRIIAYTAGKMRKYRIRSVVGDRVHVEMTPYDLTKGRIVFRERTPGAGPARFRR from the coding sequence TTGGCGAAAGAGGAATTGCTTCGCATGGAAGGGCAGATCGACGAGATTCTGCCTGATGGGCGATTTGGTGTTCTGCTTGATAACAGCCACCGGATTATCGCCTATACGGCGGGCAAGATGCGCAAATACCGCATCCGCTCGGTTGTCGGCGACAGAGTGCATGTCGAAATGACGCCTTACGACCTGACCAAAGGGCGCATCGTCTTTCGCGAACGTACGCCGGGGGCAGGGCCAGCACGGTTCAGGCGCTAG
- a CDS encoding amidohydrolase family protein, whose protein sequence is MAKFLIKGGTVVDGTLAPAYPADVRVEGERIVEIGPDLAPRSGEEVFDAAGCYVTPGFIEAHTHYDSTMWWQPDLDPLPGYGATTIVMGNCGFSAAPLADDKAAQMEMIKIFSFFEDIPLEPFTQHLPFDWRKWSEYKKSMVEKVQMPLNYTTYVGHIAIRIAVMGDEAWHRPANAEERAKMAELLDDALRAGALGLSTNLLDHDGEDRPIPTLVSDDAEFEALFDVLQRYPAATFQCIIDVALMRDNGDQQIERIASLLKGRGIRVQFTGAAPTSEYQTYRVEQLKEQVARLRSEGLDVWPGYAHTPLTAQVSIYRSLLFAQSNDYVWHEAVLAEGDAAKEAVLRDPDWRARARESWDTKIYPHSPMANPHLLLLTQLGSENGTGGPFGITLKDYAEQLGVHQSDAAAEWLLRNGVNSAIRMAPMAMNDEAVAVQVRDPKSLGNVNDCGAHLQMLCGSGENVIYLTKFVRDKKLITLEQAIHTMTGKIAEHFYLHDIGEVKVGKRADLVVFDLNEIEQRDMEKRYDVEDGKGGMMWRYTRQAAPMRLTMVNGVPIFRDGAYTGAKPGEYLEARNEDAPTAMAAE, encoded by the coding sequence ATGGCGAAATTTCTGATCAAAGGCGGCACCGTAGTGGATGGGACACTTGCCCCCGCCTATCCGGCCGACGTTCGGGTGGAGGGGGAACGAATTGTCGAGATCGGTCCGGATCTGGCCCCACGCTCCGGAGAGGAGGTGTTCGATGCGGCGGGTTGCTACGTCACCCCCGGTTTCATCGAAGCGCACACGCATTACGATTCCACGATGTGGTGGCAGCCCGATCTCGATCCCCTGCCGGGTTATGGTGCGACGACCATCGTGATGGGCAATTGCGGGTTTTCGGCTGCACCGCTGGCCGATGACAAGGCGGCGCAGATGGAGATGATCAAGATATTCTCGTTCTTCGAGGATATCCCGCTGGAACCGTTCACGCAGCACCTGCCGTTCGATTGGCGCAAGTGGTCCGAATACAAGAAATCGATGGTCGAGAAGGTTCAGATGCCGCTCAACTACACGACCTATGTCGGCCATATCGCGATCCGCATCGCGGTGATGGGCGACGAGGCGTGGCATCGCCCGGCAAATGCGGAAGAACGCGCGAAGATGGCCGAACTGCTCGACGATGCATTGCGCGCGGGTGCCCTGGGCCTGTCGACCAATCTGCTCGATCATGATGGCGAAGACCGGCCGATCCCCACGCTGGTGTCCGACGATGCCGAATTTGAGGCGCTGTTCGACGTGTTGCAGCGTTATCCGGCTGCAACGTTCCAGTGCATCATCGATGTGGCGCTGATGCGCGACAACGGCGACCAACAGATCGAACGCATTGCCAGCTTGCTCAAGGGGCGCGGGATTCGCGTCCAGTTCACCGGCGCGGCGCCGACCTCCGAATATCAGACCTATCGCGTCGAGCAGCTCAAGGAACAGGTTGCGCGGCTCCGCAGCGAAGGGCTCGATGTCTGGCCGGGTTATGCCCACACTCCGCTTACCGCGCAGGTCAGTATCTATCGCTCCCTGCTGTTCGCCCAGTCCAACGACTATGTCTGGCATGAAGCCGTGCTGGCCGAAGGCGATGCGGCGAAGGAAGCGGTCTTGCGCGATCCTGACTGGCGCGCGCGGGCGCGGGAAAGCTGGGACACCAAGATTTATCCGCATTCGCCGATGGCCAATCCCCATCTCCTGCTGCTCACCCAGCTCGGTTCCGAGAACGGCACGGGCGGCCCCTTCGGCATTACGCTCAAAGACTATGCGGAGCAGTTGGGTGTGCACCAGTCCGATGCGGCGGCCGAATGGCTTCTGCGCAACGGCGTCAACTCGGCAATCCGCATGGCGCCGATGGCCATGAATGACGAAGCGGTGGCGGTTCAGGTGCGCGATCCGAAATCGCTCGGCAATGTCAACGATTGCGGCGCGCATTTGCAGATGCTGTGCGGCAGCGGCGAAAACGTGATCTACCTGACCAAGTTCGTCCGTGACAAGAAACTCATCACGCTGGAGCAGGCGATCCACACGATGACCGGGAAGATCGCCGAGCATTTCTACCTTCATGATATCGGCGAAGTGAAAGTGGGCAAGCGCGCCGATCTCGTGGTGTTCGACCTGAACGAGATCGAACAGCGCGACATGGAAAAGCGCTATGACGTGGAAGACGGTAAGGGCGGCATGATGTGGCGCTACACCCGCCAGGCTGCGCCGATGCGGCTGACAATGGTGAACGGGGTGCCGATCTTCCGGGATGGAGCTTACACCGGCGCGAAGCCCGGCGAATATCTCGAAGCCAGGAACGAAGACGCGCCGACGGCAATGGCAGCGGAATAG
- a CDS encoding TonB-dependent receptor has product MRRGESLIRGNWHIGVVAATIGLVAGATPAFAQEAAPQETADQATTSGLDDIVVTARRKEESLQSVPISVQAFSGDMLSERNVQDATDLQRIVPALTTYQQARDEVTMSIRGQSSSGASAQGQNPRVTAYFAQVPLQTGDTGPGKFFDLQNVQVLKGPQGTLFGRNSTGGAVLYEPARPTHNTGGYVNLQYGRFNDRQIEGAINLPAGDTLAFRFAGKLAKRDGFTKNFNTGKELDDRNYFGLRGSMLWTPSDRFENFLMFDYMKSDTNGSSQQIAGINTNMVLAANVNTSGSGPAIPLTLGGTGPTIAQLRADPAKYFPLAVAAGRVVYFPDPALPNQMANQIKGGPRIAQSGVDGVARSRGWGITNISTLEISDNLTLKNIFGYRRFKQMSRYDMDGTLYPLLDQVTPDGYWAANLRQISNETQLQGKAFDGALDFTIGAFVLWSKSPSPQRNIQVSVGVPSLNISSPVERSQALFGQFTYDFSSVGVEGLSITAGYRYTHDFRSLVAANYRDPTWQFGPTSCSLAAGCPNLTKASFNASSYNFSIDYKVSPSTLVYATHRRGYRAGGLNPQAGNFGFAYGPEKVTDFELGLKTDFHAGGMEGRLNLAAFTSIQKDAQISQSFPAQVNGQTALISLIVNAAEAKIKGLEADLTLKPFEHLTLGASYSLTDAKYSKVVDVQTGNLITGRPFPFLAKHRLNLSANYIVPLADNVGELSFGANWAYSSKYSLSVFEDPLGVENGYNQLDLRADWNNIAGKEGLSLGVFVNNVTKELYKIGGVPIYSVLGTTSLLYNEPRTWGLQLRYRFGN; this is encoded by the coding sequence ATGCGCAGAGGGGAATCCCTTATCCGCGGCAACTGGCATATCGGTGTCGTTGCGGCCACGATCGGCCTTGTCGCCGGTGCAACGCCCGCATTCGCACAGGAAGCGGCACCGCAGGAAACAGCAGACCAGGCAACCACCAGCGGCCTCGATGACATCGTCGTAACCGCCCGCCGCAAGGAAGAATCGCTCCAGTCGGTGCCGATTTCCGTGCAGGCGTTCAGCGGCGACATGCTGAGCGAACGCAACGTGCAGGATGCAACCGACCTGCAACGCATCGTTCCTGCTCTGACCACCTATCAGCAGGCCCGCGACGAAGTGACCATGTCCATCCGCGGTCAGTCCAGCTCGGGCGCTTCGGCACAGGGGCAGAACCCGCGCGTCACCGCCTATTTCGCGCAGGTTCCCCTGCAGACCGGCGATACCGGCCCGGGCAAGTTCTTCGACTTGCAGAACGTGCAGGTCCTGAAAGGCCCGCAGGGCACGCTGTTCGGCCGCAACTCCACCGGCGGCGCGGTGCTCTACGAACCGGCCCGCCCGACGCACAATACCGGCGGCTATGTGAATCTCCAGTATGGCCGGTTCAACGATCGCCAGATCGAAGGCGCGATCAATCTTCCCGCTGGCGATACGCTGGCTTTCCGCTTTGCGGGCAAGCTCGCCAAGCGTGACGGGTTCACCAAGAACTTCAACACCGGGAAGGAACTCGACGACCGCAACTATTTCGGTCTGCGCGGCTCGATGTTGTGGACCCCGTCGGACCGCTTCGAAAACTTCCTGATGTTCGATTACATGAAGTCGGACACCAACGGTTCTTCGCAGCAGATCGCCGGAATCAACACCAACATGGTTCTGGCCGCGAACGTGAACACGAGCGGTTCCGGCCCGGCCATTCCGCTGACTCTGGGCGGGACCGGCCCGACCATCGCCCAGCTCAGGGCCGATCCGGCGAAATATTTCCCGCTGGCCGTCGCAGCTGGCCGTGTGGTGTACTTCCCCGATCCGGCACTGCCTAATCAGATGGCCAACCAGATCAAAGGCGGCCCTCGTATCGCCCAATCCGGCGTAGATGGCGTTGCCCGGTCGCGCGGTTGGGGCATCACCAATATCTCCACGCTGGAAATCAGCGACAATCTGACGCTGAAGAATATCTTCGGTTATCGCCGGTTCAAGCAGATGAGCCGTTACGATATGGACGGCACGCTTTATCCGCTGCTCGACCAGGTCACGCCCGATGGTTATTGGGCGGCCAATCTGCGCCAGATCAGCAACGAGACGCAGTTGCAGGGCAAGGCGTTCGACGGCGCGCTGGATTTTACCATCGGTGCGTTCGTGCTGTGGAGCAAGTCGCCCTCGCCGCAGCGGAACATCCAGGTTTCGGTCGGCGTGCCTTCGCTGAACATTTCCTCGCCCGTGGAACGCAGCCAGGCACTGTTCGGTCAGTTCACCTATGACTTCTCGAGCGTGGGTGTCGAAGGTCTCAGCATCACGGCCGGTTATCGCTATACGCACGATTTCCGTTCGCTGGTCGCGGCAAATTACCGCGATCCGACCTGGCAATTCGGACCGACGTCGTGCAGCCTCGCCGCAGGTTGCCCGAATCTCACCAAGGCCAGCTTCAACGCCTCGTCGTACAACTTCAGCATCGATTACAAGGTCAGCCCCAGCACGCTCGTCTATGCCACCCATCGGCGTGGCTATCGTGCGGGCGGTCTGAACCCGCAGGCGGGCAATTTCGGCTTCGCCTACGGGCCTGAAAAAGTCACCGACTTCGAACTCGGCCTCAAGACCGATTTCCACGCCGGCGGCATGGAAGGGCGTCTGAATCTCGCCGCGTTCACCTCGATCCAGAAGGATGCGCAGATCAGCCAATCCTTCCCGGCTCAGGTTAACGGGCAGACGGCACTGATCAGCCTGATCGTCAACGCCGCGGAGGCCAAGATCAAGGGTCTCGAAGCCGATCTGACGCTGAAGCCGTTCGAACACCTGACGCTCGGCGCGTCCTACTCGCTGACCGACGCCAAGTATTCGAAGGTGGTCGACGTCCAGACGGGCAACCTGATTACCGGGCGCCCGTTCCCGTTCCTGGCGAAGCATCGTCTGAACCTGTCGGCCAATTATATCGTGCCGCTGGCCGACAATGTGGGCGAACTCTCGTTCGGCGCCAACTGGGCCTATTCGAGCAAGTACAGCCTCTCGGTCTTCGAAGATCCGCTGGGCGTCGAAAACGGCTACAACCAGCTCGACCTGCGCGCCGACTGGAACAATATCGCCGGCAAGGAAGGCCTGTCGCTGGGCGTCTTCGTCAACAACGTGACGAAGGAACTCTACAAGATCGGCGGCGTGCCGATCTACTCGGTTCTCGGCACCACCAGCCTGCTGTACAACGAGCCGCGTACCTGGGGTCTCCAGTTGCGCTATCGTTTCGGCAACTGA
- a CDS encoding 2-oxoglutarate and iron-dependent oxygenase domain-containing protein — MTTWNDKYEGVWERLLLSLPGQAVDTLTAVSWIQGPHYFVDLRQPHWLRGAVQAACLGELQMEEARALACQQGFAGTFELSGAIATWVRSIDFQPPGDLGDRGCLEAEGELLIEHGVDADYIEYWQRAASEGDCRSVGARYTSVEDGCPVILVRHGSRFGYARARTRPVAPNADLADMLKDADIASARALLDCEIALGQVTSEGWRIDRSTLPWREGRLLMRPDADIRSGRLGVADIDARGQIFTRSLELVECHGAWDAGYHGAFPPPAAQVAKAAKAEPFRAVPVVDIAALGGPDPVAERAVVEQLRQAAADVGFLHITGHGIAPAVIDRVQHAAKRFFDQPTDTKLESYIGRSRNHRGYVPEGEEVLSGTMRDRKEAFDLALDLPAERVPADHPMLGPNQWPDLAGFREDVMGYYAAAFAVGQKLLRGFAMALGQPADSLDALVTEPPSQLRLLHYPFQPGIADAPGIGAHTDYECFTLLLATGPGLEVMNEAGDWIDAPPVPGGLVVNIGDMLEFWSNGAFVATSHRVRKVPEERYSFPLFFALDYHVALQPLGAASDAEAISSGEHLYAQTIQTFRYLQERAAKGDVGLPENARKLSSFGQAARHREAAE, encoded by the coding sequence ATGACGACCTGGAACGACAAGTATGAAGGTGTCTGGGAACGCCTGCTGCTGTCGCTGCCGGGGCAGGCGGTCGATACGTTGACCGCCGTAAGCTGGATTCAGGGGCCGCACTATTTCGTCGATCTGCGCCAGCCGCACTGGCTGCGTGGCGCAGTGCAGGCGGCATGTCTGGGCGAACTGCAAATGGAGGAGGCTCGTGCGCTGGCCTGCCAGCAAGGTTTCGCCGGGACTTTCGAATTGTCCGGCGCAATCGCCACCTGGGTGCGTTCCATCGATTTCCAGCCGCCTGGCGATCTGGGGGACCGGGGCTGCTTGGAAGCAGAGGGTGAACTGCTGATCGAGCATGGCGTCGACGCCGATTACATCGAATACTGGCAGCGCGCGGCGTCGGAGGGAGATTGCCGCAGCGTGGGTGCGCGCTACACATCGGTCGAAGATGGTTGCCCGGTGATTCTGGTGCGCCATGGCTCCCGCTTCGGCTATGCCCGTGCGCGCACCCGGCCGGTGGCGCCCAACGCTGATCTTGCAGATATGCTCAAGGATGCGGATATCGCCTCCGCCCGCGCGTTGCTCGATTGCGAAATCGCTCTCGGCCAGGTGACGTCCGAAGGTTGGCGGATCGATCGTTCGACTCTGCCGTGGCGTGAAGGCAGGCTTTTGATGCGGCCGGACGCGGATATTCGGAGTGGACGCCTGGGCGTGGCGGATATCGATGCGCGGGGGCAGATCTTCACGCGTTCTCTGGAACTGGTGGAATGCCATGGGGCATGGGATGCCGGATATCATGGGGCGTTTCCGCCCCCGGCGGCGCAGGTGGCCAAAGCTGCTAAGGCCGAGCCGTTCCGCGCCGTGCCGGTGGTGGATATCGCCGCGCTGGGTGGCCCCGATCCCGTGGCGGAACGGGCTGTGGTCGAACAGTTGCGGCAGGCGGCGGCCGATGTCGGTTTCCTCCATATCACCGGGCATGGTATCGCGCCCGCGGTGATCGACCGCGTCCAGCACGCAGCGAAGCGGTTTTTCGATCAGCCAACGGACACCAAGCTGGAGAGCTATATCGGCCGTTCGCGCAATCATCGCGGTTATGTGCCGGAAGGCGAAGAAGTGTTGAGCGGCACCATGCGCGATCGCAAGGAGGCTTTCGATCTCGCCCTCGATCTGCCCGCCGAACGGGTCCCCGCCGATCATCCGATGCTGGGGCCGAACCAGTGGCCCGATCTCGCGGGCTTTCGTGAGGATGTGATGGGCTACTACGCAGCGGCGTTTGCCGTGGGGCAGAAGCTCCTGCGCGGCTTTGCGATGGCGCTGGGGCAACCGGCGGACAGTCTGGATGCGCTGGTGACGGAACCGCCCAGCCAGCTCCGCCTGTTGCACTATCCGTTTCAGCCCGGCATCGCGGACGCACCGGGGATCGGGGCGCATACCGATTACGAATGCTTTACCCTGCTGCTGGCGACCGGGCCGGGGCTGGAAGTGATGAACGAGGCAGGGGATTGGATCGATGCCCCGCCTGTTCCGGGCGGACTGGTGGTCAATATTGGCGATATGCTGGAATTTTGGTCGAACGGCGCATTCGTCGCCACGTCGCACCGCGTGCGCAAAGTGCCTGAGGAACGCTACAGCTTTCCCCTGTTCTTCGCGCTCGATTACCATGTTGCGTTGCAGCCGCTGGGGGCTGCGTCCGATGCCGAAGCGATCAGCAGCGGCGAACATCTCTATGCCCAGACGATCCAGACATTCCGCTATCTGCAGGAACGGGCCGCGAAAGGCGATGTCGGGCTGCCGGAGAATGCGCGCAAGCTGTCCTCGTTCGGGCAGGCCGCACGCCACAGGGAAGCCGCCGAATAA
- a CDS encoding LysR family transcriptional regulator: protein MTTTNDPAKKQVRIDRNFASRVDWNLLRLFVEIVQAGGIGAAARRLNRQQPSVSAALKRLEDHIGTQLLRRTASGVEATTAGRALLLICEDMFESARMVPHQISQAIKQVEGLVRIQLISSVISAEFDEAIASFHRRHPAIQIELHVSPWREVLDALERGEAELGVGYDSGVRSALTYEPMFVESQQLYCARMHPLFGCRVTRLGELREEGFILTGGDELETITRLRQRYRLGTVVNGRAEDINEALRLVTLGVGIGFLPVMAAKKAVDQGKLWPLLPKDAEPSYDIYLIARDAPLRDTATQLFMDEVLRRLRAVPKA, encoded by the coding sequence ATGACGACGACCAACGATCCCGCCAAGAAACAGGTCCGCATCGACCGCAATTTTGCGTCGCGGGTGGATTGGAACCTGCTGCGCCTGTTCGTCGAAATCGTGCAGGCTGGGGGGATCGGCGCCGCCGCGCGGCGGTTGAACCGCCAGCAGCCCAGTGTCAGCGCGGCGCTGAAACGGTTGGAAGACCATATCGGCACGCAATTGCTGCGGCGTACCGCATCGGGGGTGGAAGCGACCACGGCCGGGCGGGCGCTGCTGCTGATCTGCGAGGATATGTTCGAATCGGCCCGCATGGTGCCGCACCAGATTTCACAAGCGATCAAGCAGGTCGAAGGGCTGGTCAGAATCCAACTCATCTCATCGGTGATATCGGCCGAATTCGACGAGGCGATCGCGAGTTTCCATCGCCGCCATCCGGCGATCCAGATTGAACTGCATGTCTCCCCTTGGCGCGAAGTGCTTGATGCGCTGGAGCGGGGGGAAGCGGAACTCGGCGTGGGATATGACAGCGGCGTGCGCAGCGCGTTGACCTACGAACCGATGTTCGTGGAATCGCAGCAGCTCTATTGCGCCCGGATGCATCCGCTGTTCGGCTGTCGCGTCACCCGGCTGGGCGAACTGCGCGAGGAAGGCTTCATCCTGACCGGGGGGGACGAACTGGAAACGATCACCCGCCTGCGCCAGCGTTATCGCCTGGGGACAGTGGTCAATGGCCGGGCCGAGGATATCAACGAAGCGCTTCGGCTGGTGACGCTGGGCGTCGGGATCGGCTTCCTGCCGGTTATGGCAGCGAAAAAGGCGGTCGATCAGGGCAAGCTGTGGCCGCTGCTGCCCAAGGATGCCGAACCGTCATACGATATCTATCTCATCGCGCGCGATGCGCCTTTGCGCGACACGGCGACGCAACTGTTCATGGATGAAGTGCTTCGCCGTCTGCGTGCCGTGCCTAAGGCATAG
- a CDS encoding putative urea ABC transporter substrate-binding protein gives MTFHGSVEDKGKVGRTRRHLLGSGLALVALAALGGCGASKPAGEAAGAQTEAAKTEFNIGWSIYAGWMPWAYAEKSGILKKWADKYGIKINLIQVNDYVESLNQYTAGKLDGVGSTNMDALTIPAAGGKDTTVLILGDYSNGNDGIVLKNAAAMADIKGRTVNLVELSVSHYLLARALTLNGMQLSDVKTVNTSDADIASAFASPTVTAVAAWNPQLSQIKAAPGATMVFDSSKIPNEIQDLMTVSTATLKANPNLGKALVGAWYEVLGIMAKGDAKANEAIDDMARMAGTTPENFRAQLKTTYIYYKPAEAVSYLTGPDIIKHEDAVRQFSYAKGLFGPAATSVDAIGIGFANGKTLGDKANVKLRFDPSFMQMAADGKL, from the coding sequence ATGACATTTCATGGTTCGGTTGAAGACAAAGGCAAGGTTGGCAGAACCCGGCGCCACCTTCTTGGCAGCGGTCTGGCGCTTGTCGCACTGGCGGCACTGGGCGGCTGCGGCGCTTCGAAGCCCGCTGGCGAGGCGGCGGGCGCGCAGACCGAAGCGGCCAAGACCGAATTCAATATCGGCTGGTCGATCTATGCCGGCTGGATGCCCTGGGCCTACGCGGAAAAGAGCGGTATTCTCAAGAAGTGGGCGGACAAATACGGGATCAAGATCAATCTGATCCAGGTGAACGATTACGTCGAATCTCTTAATCAGTATACGGCGGGCAAGCTGGATGGGGTCGGGTCCACCAACATGGATGCGCTGACGATCCCGGCGGCGGGCGGCAAGGATACCACGGTCCTCATTCTCGGAGACTATTCCAACGGCAACGATGGCATCGTCCTTAAGAACGCCGCTGCGATGGCGGATATCAAGGGGCGAACCGTCAATCTGGTCGAGCTTTCGGTGTCGCACTATCTGCTGGCCCGCGCGCTGACGCTCAACGGCATGCAATTGTCCGATGTAAAGACGGTCAACACATCCGATGCGGATATCGCCAGCGCGTTTGCCTCGCCGACAGTCACGGCGGTGGCGGCCTGGAACCCGCAGCTTTCGCAAATCAAGGCGGCGCCGGGCGCGACCATGGTGTTCGACAGTTCGAAGATCCCCAACGAAATCCAGGATCTGATGACGGTTTCGACCGCCACGCTCAAAGCCAATCCCAATCTCGGCAAGGCGCTGGTCGGCGCATGGTACGAAGTCCTCGGGATCATGGCGAAAGGTGATGCCAAGGCGAACGAGGCGATCGACGACATGGCGCGCATGGCGGGCACCACGCCGGAGAATTTCCGCGCGCAGCTCAAGACCACTTACATCTATTACAAGCCCGCCGAAGCGGTCAGTTATCTCACCGGCCCCGATATCATCAAGCACGAGGATGCGGTGCGCCAGTTCAGCTACGCCAAGGGCCTGTTTGGCCCGGCGGCGACTTCGGTCGATGCCATCGGGATCGGCTTCGCCAACGGCAAGACGCTGGGCGACAAGGCCAATGTGAAGCTGCGGTTCGACCCCAGCTTCATGCAGATGGCCGCCGACGGAAAACTATAA
- a CDS encoding TorF family putative porin, with translation MKRTLFFLPLLAIGMTPVAAYAEDGEASASDITVSGSVGLTSQYRLRGISMSDEDIAVQGGITLTHSSGFYVGAWASSLGGFGTFGGSNMELDAIAGYSTTVGKTTLDGGLVWYFYPGTDGHQYAELYGSVSHPIGPVKAKVGAYYAPKRKSIGDEDNIYVYGDLALPIKDTPVTLKAHLGYTNGDSALAGPDGHYLDYSVGADVAWKNLTLNVSYVDTDMGGADADAFFTVPGGKRGRSIVDGAVVASLTATF, from the coding sequence ATGAAGCGAACTCTTTTCTTTCTGCCGCTGCTGGCCATCGGCATGACACCTGTTGCCGCCTATGCTGAGGATGGCGAGGCTTCGGCCAGCGATATCACCGTCAGCGGCTCGGTCGGGCTGACCAGCCAGTACCGCCTGCGCGGTATTTCGATGAGCGACGAGGATATCGCCGTCCAGGGCGGGATCACACTGACGCACAGTTCGGGTTTCTATGTCGGAGCCTGGGCGTCGAGCCTCGGCGGCTTCGGCACGTTCGGCGGTTCCAACATGGAACTGGATGCGATTGCCGGCTATTCCACCACTGTCGGGAAAACCACGCTGGATGGCGGCCTCGTCTGGTATTTTTATCCGGGCACGGATGGGCATCAGTACGCCGAACTCTACGGCTCGGTTTCGCATCCGATCGGCCCGGTAAAGGCCAAGGTGGGCGCTTATTACGCACCCAAGCGGAAATCCATCGGCGATGAAGACAATATCTATGTCTATGGCGATCTTGCCCTGCCGATCAAGGATACGCCGGTCACGCTGAAAGCGCACCTCGGCTACACCAATGGCGACAGCGCGCTGGCCGGGCCGGATGGCCACTATCTTGATTACAGTGTCGGGGCCGACGTCGCGTGGAAGAATCTCACGCTCAACGTTTCCTACGTCGATACCGACATGGGCGGCGCGGATGCCGATGCTTTCTTCACGGTGCCCGGCGGCAAGCGTGGACGCAGCATTGTCGACGGCGCGGTGGTGGCGTCGCTGACCGCGACGTTCTGA